A DNA window from Naumovozyma dairenensis CBS 421 chromosome 7, complete genome contains the following coding sequences:
- the SDD3 gene encoding Sdd3p (similar to Saccharomyces cerevisiae YOL098C; ancestral locus Anc_3.93) → MAFNKLLSFQLEYAPQYHLTKYVSARTGLQLVHIDHKSSPLVQGYFAVGTECPNDSGVPHTLEHLIFMGSKEHPYKGLLDTVGNLCMSSTNAWTATDQTVYTLTSAGWKGFSKLLPSYLNHILFPTLTDEACTTEVYHVDPEDFSDKGVVFSEMEAIESQSWFVTMLEKQRLMFPEGSGYRSETGGLTNNLRTLTNDEIKKFHKEMYSSDNLCLIICGNVPQSELLDIMENWDSTLPEKDNSTKKRPFLDTPESQIPSSRNEIIESTVEFPELDESQSEILFSWIGEPYLSYTTDLAVSMLLDYFTESALAPFTKQLVEISDPLANSTDYWTDDYMRTIINLGIHGVPTEKMEQTKAKVMEILATHEIDMARIKQVVDNGKWEYILRCEKNGDSVLSQAVITDFLYGDLHGSSLEASVKSLSDFNELSKWTSEQWSSLIKKIFIDNKPIIVLGKPSSELYESIDKEKEKLLRERKEQYGEHGLSKLRETLDQAQTHNNTPIPESLLEAFILENPEKTVDFISTVSITVCDDTKHKNEADPLTRSILNSKPENFPLFLHLGHFPSQFIELHCLLNSTCIKDTTLLPYYHVFTELFSMPMKGENNEIVIPYEEVVSKLKSETVDSQISLGLNATCPELIDLRIRCKSDDYSKAVNWIKHCLFDMIFDEKRVSVLVENYLNSIVELKREGDVMLESLTCRNIYSTRSMKKSVDPLYVESILEDVLNDIEDGKFQEKVLPRLETMRIQLREHFNKFHILIFGDVSKIQSEVYKPWESLIANLDAAPQSYKVKTPPVPRLLSSVSPLCKKPSERAYIITAPASESSYMNVITPVPFNLNYNDPEYAAVLLASEYLQCVEGPFWKGIRGSGLAYGANMVKMTEINSWGFNIYRGTDIVKCYQAGKQIVEGYATGVAQFQPNLMQGAVNSIINRLATIENGYFAASISKYVDDFLLARGPNFNKMILERLADVSIKELQHVMQKYFVNLFDSDKSVVFICCHPSKVEAVQEFLEEQGFTVDIEELEDEEQDEDEDDEGNSD, encoded by the coding sequence ATGGCGTTCAACAAGTTACTCTCATTCCAATTGGAATATGCACCACAATATCACCTCACCAAATATGTCTCTGCAAGAACTGGTCTTCAATTAGTTCATATCGATCATAAATCATCCCCATTAGTCCAAGGTTATTTCGCAGTAGGTACGGAATGTCCTAATGATTCCGGTGTCCCTCATACTTTGGAACATTTGATATTCATGGGTTCGAAGGAACATCCATACAAGGGTTTATTAGATACCGTGGGGAACCTATGTATGTCCTCGACTAATGCATGGACTGCCACAGATCAAACTGTTTATACTTTAACCAGTGCTGGCTGGAAGGGGTTCtctaaattattaccatcCTACTTGAATCATATCTTATTTCCCACTTTAACTGACGAAGCTTGTACTACGGAGGTTTACCATGTGGATCCTGAGGATTTTAGTGATAAAGGTGTCGTCTTTAGTGAAATGGAAGCCATCGAATCTCAAAGTTGGTTTGTTACCATGTTGGAAAAGCAAAGGTTAATGTTCCCCGAAGGTAGTGGGTATAGATCAGAAACTGGTGGGTtaacaaataatttaaGAACTTTgacaaatgatgaaattaaaaaattccaTAAGGAAATGTATTCTTCAGATAATTTATGTTTGATCATATGTGGTAATGTTCCACAAAGTGAATTATTGGATATCATGGAAAATTGGGACTCTACTTTACCTGAAAAGGACAATTCAACTAAGAAAAGACCATTCCTAGATACACCAGAATCACAAATTCCAAGttcaagaaatgaaataatcGAATCTACTGTAGAATTCCCAGAGTTAGACGAATCCCAAAGTGAAATCCTATTTTCTTGGATCGGTGAACCTTACTTATCATATACTACTGATCTTGCTGTATCAATGCTTTTGGATTATTTCACTGAATCCGCCTTGGCTCCATTTACTAAACAATTAGTTGAAATCAGTGATCCATTGGCAAATTCTACAGATTACTGGACAGACGATTATATGAGAACAATTATTAACCTTGGTATTCATGGTGTTCCAACTGAAAAAATGGAACAAACTAAAGCAAAAGTTATGGAAATCTTAGCAACACATGAAATAGACATGGCAAGAATTAAACAAGTTGTTGACAACGGGAAATGGGAGTATATTTTAAGGtgtgaaaaaaatggtgATAGTGTTTTATCCCAAGCAGTCATTACCGATTTCCTATATGGTGATTTACATGGATCATCTCTTGAAGCTTCCGTTAAGAGTTTATCtgatttcaatgaattatcAAAGTGGACTTCTGAACAGTGGTCCAGcttaataaagaaaatatttatcgATAATAAACCAATTATAGTATTAGGTAAACCAAGCTCTGAATTGTATGAGTCAATTGataaggaaaaagaaaaattattaaggGAAAGAAAGGAACAATATGGGGAACATGGCTTATCGAAGCTACGTGAAACATTGGATCAAGCCCAAACTCATAATAATACACCAATTCCAGAATCTTTGTTGGAGGCCTTTATTCTCGAAAACCCGGAGAAAACAGTCGATTTTATTTCAACTGTAAGTATTACAGTATGTGATGATACAAAACATAAAAATGAAGCTGATCCATTAACCCGATCAATCTTGAATTCGAAGCCAGAAAATTTCCCACTATTCTTACATTTGGGACACTTTCCTTCtcaattcattgaattacATTGCTTACTAAATTCTACATGCATTAAGGATACCACATTACTACCATATTACCACGTATTTACcgaattattttcaatgcCAATGAAAGGGGAAAACAATGAAATAGTTATTCCATATGAAGAAGTTGTgtcaaaattgaaatccGAAACAGTTGACTCCCAAATATCATTAGGTTTAAATGCAACATGTCCAGAATTGATCGATCTCCGGATCAGATGTAAATCTGATGACTATTCTAAAGCCGTAAACTGGATTAAACattgtttatttgataTGATTTTTGATGAAAAGAGAGTGTCTGTGTTAGTAGAAAATTACTTGAATTCTATTGTGGAATTAAAGAGGGAAGGTGATGTCATGTTAGAATCTCTAACATGTAggaatatatattccacTAGatcaatgaaaaaatcTGTCGATCCGCTTTACGTTGAATCTATCCTTGAGGATGTCTTAAATGATATCGAGGATGGAAAATTCCAAGAAAAGGTTTTACCAAGATTGGAAACTATGAGAATTCAACTCAGAGAACACTTTAATAAGTTCCACATTTTGATCTTCGGTGATGTTTCCAAAATTCAATCTGAAGTATATAAGCCATGGGAAAGCCTAATCGCAAATCTAGATGCTGCCCCTCAAAGTTATAAAGTCAAGACACCACCGGTCCCAAGACTATTAAGTTCAGTTTCTCCTCTATGCAAAAAACCATCCGAACGTGCCTATATTATTACTGCACCTGCATCTGAATCGTCTTACATGAATGTCATCACGCCCGTACCATTTAATCTAAACTACAATGACCCTGAGTATGCTGCTGTTTTGTTAGCGTCCGAATATTTACAATGTGTTGAAGGTCCGTTTTGGAAAGGTATCCGTGGATCAGGTTTGGCTTATGGAGCAAACATGGTTAAAATGACTGAAATTAACTCGTGGGGGTTTAATATTTATCGTGGAACAGATATAGTTAAATGTTATCAAGCTGGTAAGCAAATTGTTGAAGGCTATGCCACAGGTGTGGCACAATTTCAGCCTAATTTGATGCAAGGCGCTGTAAACAGTATTATTAATAGACTTGCTACTATTGAGAATGGTTACTTCGCCGCAAGTATTTCCAAGTATGTAGACGATTTTTTGTTGGCAAGAGGACCTAATTTTAACAAGATGATTCTAGAAAGACTAGCCGATGTATCCATTAAGGAGTTACAACATGTAATGCAAAAATACTTCGTGAATTTGTTTGACTCTGACAAAAGTGTAGTCTTCATTTGTTGCCACCCTTCCAAAGTAGAAGCTGTTCAAGAATTTCTCGAGGAACAGGGTTTCACTGTcgatattgaagaattagaagatgaagaacaagatgaagatgaagatgacgaaGGGAATTCTGATTAG
- the PKH2 gene encoding serine/threonine protein kinase PKH2 (similar to Saccharomyces cerevisiae PKH1 (YDR490C) and PKH2 (YOL100W); ancestral locus Anc_3.92), giving the protein MILTQNDSLRPLLPTDEDELNSQIAKKKKELQENEFESLTLKKKTATTTLNPQRSASNKNVANMILEKKATPVQKALTDTHNFIQMRSKDQNKDQNKEKDEGELEGNDTSDQVSLDSINNTLNGLTMADSFKKRKDEWAEKGAAKIIQEIVDPETGQTTKQVIKKGIKDFKFGEMIGDGAYSTVLLATSIDSGKKYAVKVLNKEYLIRQKKVKYVNIEKIALQRLNNSRSIIRLFFTFQDEASLYFLLEYAPNGDFLSVMKKYGSLNEECACYYGAQILDAIGFMHTRGIIHRDIKPENILMDKDMKVKITDFGTAKILDEKTNGNNKTSYELLTRSKSFVGTAEYVSPELLNDNYSDSRCDIWAFGCILYQMIAGKPPFKATNEYLTFQKVMKVQYAFTAGFPTIIRDLIKRILLKVPEQRLTIGQIKSHLFFSEKNFSDDSIWDDPAPEIQPYKINAKSMQPVPQLKDHLNNKRTVIMLNKRPSPKPTAATIPMITKANIDGKSSSPSLSSDIKKPARKPADNRTKEILENARRSVNQRKQNLMTKASNGGATSAATAALAKRIHNPVRSSSSPKIKTTKSSSTTKVDLTNPSHSIKYSATPRIMKTADNLHSNTTPITVLKEKSNETSQKMPHRRLSASVSSPMLPIVSPPATPRELVKKPELFSKFMNKSDIEWSFYLKSIDEHIIKIGEFNVITLDTGLLEKRLNRFHITSATPQIFANQKTTLLSQVARSGGGVTGFRNDMNDNMPLFPESTYYKETTFDPESIVEEYKQSTTDLLTLLFPTSRQEADTEEPNTSPSADTEGSVITGKFKKLFQHAKQPLQYETTPEEKLYKRLLLLTSYGRFLMFVKRSKPMEITNIIYDLVYEIDLCQNESAIKEILVPTPANISAVGSNNLISIQTPYKSFILNSLKNDQEAWFGALKKAIKLGYDVKLASRTRRNTSSRPHAGSSPLPDVSPSIQEEKEISVALPNTSIGKGQIRESSAVSESNKGPPTSSELGWTSRPITAGNNSTNRSSRLFNAFVNSKEKTGKKTSKSSVPITTKLINGLPNTSAHTLLGLGLSDSPGSSSISIDRPSTASSSSNSSTFKRGSTSSRLQNISEQYFRPHK; this is encoded by the coding sequence ATGATACTCACTCAGAATGACTCCCTGAGACCACTACTTCCTACAGACGAAGATGAGCTGAATTCCCAAATTgctaagaagaagaaagaattacaagaaaatgaGTTCGAGAGCCTTacattgaaaaagaagactGCCACAACGACATTGAATCCACAAAGAAGTGCTTCGAATAAAAATGTAGCCAATATGATTCTAGAAAAGAAGGCTACTCCTGTTCAAAAGGCGCTGACAGATACGcataattttattcaaatgcGAAGTAAAGACCAAAATAAAGatcaaaataaagaaaaggatGAGGGAGAATTAGAGGGGAATGACACAAGTGATCAAGTTTCGTTAGATAGTATCAACAATACTTTAAATGGATTAACTATGGCAGATAGTTTTAAAAAGAGGAAAGACGAATGGGCAGAAAAAGGTGCAGCAAAGATTATTCAAGAGATCGTTGATCCTGAAACCGGACAGACCACTAAACAAGTGATTAAGAAAGGAATAAAGGACTTTAAATTTGGAGAGATGATAGGTGATGGGGCATATTCCACAGTATTATTAGCTACGTCAATTGATTCTGGTAAAAAATATGCGGTTAAAGTTTTGAATAAAGAGTATCTTATCCGTCAAAAAAAGGTAAAGTACGTCAACATTGAGAAAATTGCATTGCAaagattaaataattcaagaagTATCATACGATTATTCTTTACCTTCCAAGATGAAGCAAGTCTGTACTTTCTATTAGAATACGCACCCAACGGGGATTTCCTGTCAGTTATGAAGAAATATGGCTCATTAAATGAAGAATGTGCATGCTACTATGGTGCTCAGATACTTGACGCCATCGGATTTATGCATACAAGGGGAATTATTCATAGAGATATAAAACCGGAAAATATACTTATGGATAAGGATATGAAAGTTAAAATTACAGATTTTGGCACAGCGAAAATACTGGACGAAAAAACAAATGGAAACAATAAAACTTCTTATGAATTGTTAACTAGGTCAAAATCATTCGTTGGAACTGCAGAATATGTTTCCCCAGAATTACTAAACGATAATTACTCTGATTCTAGATGTGATATATGGGCTTTCGGCTGTATTTTATACCAAATGATTGCTGGGAAACCACCATTTAAGGCCACAAATGAGTACTTGACTTTTCAGAAAGTAATGAAAGTTCAATACGCCTTTACCGCAGGTTTCCCGACTATTATAAGGGATTTAATAAAAAGGATACTGCTGAAAGTTCCTGAACAAAGATTAACTATTGGCCAGATTAAAAGTCATCTATTTTTTAGTGAAAAGAACTTCTCAGATGATTCTATCTGGGATGACCCAGCACCGGAAATACAGCCCTATAAGATTAATGCAAAATCGATGCAACCCGTACCACAATTGAAAGAccatttaaataataaacgTACAGTTATCATGTTGAATAAGAGACCCAGCCCTAAACcaacagcagcaacaaTACCAATGATAACAAAAGCGAACATCGATGGGAAGTCGAGTTCTCCATCCTTATCTTCAGACATTAAGAAGCCAGCACGAAAACCTGCCGACAATAGAACTAAAGAAATCCTTGAAAATGCCAGACGAAGTGTAAACCAGAGAAAACAGAATTTGATGACAAAGGCTTCGAATGGTGGTGCAACTTCTGCTGCAACTGCTGCATTGGCCAAAAGGATTCATAATCCAGTCCGTTCTTCCTCTTCGccaaaaatcaaaacaacAAAGTCTTCATCTACAACGAAGGTGGATCTAACAAATCCGTCTCATAGTATAAAATACTCCGCAACACCCCGTATCATGAAAACAGCAGACAATTTACATAGTAACACAACACCTATAACAGTGTTGAAAGAGAAGAGTAATGAAACCTCACAGAAAATGCCCCATCGTCGACTTTCTGCATCAGTGTCCTCTCCTATGCTGCCAATAGTGTCTCCTCCTGCAACGCCTAGAGAGTTAGTGAAAAAACCGGAGTTATTCTCGAAATTTATGAATAAGAGTGATATCGAATGGTCCTTTTACTTGAAAAGCATCGATGAacatattataaaaataggAGAGTTCAATGTTATAACACTGGATACTGGCCTTCTGGAAAAACGTCTGAATCGCTTTCATATAACATCTGCTACCCCTCAAATATTTGCAAACCAGAAAACTACTCTACTATCCCAGGTTGCGAGATCAGGAGGTGGCGTAACAGGATTTAGAAATGATATGAATGATAACATGCCATTATTCCCAGAGAGCACATATTATAAGGAAACTACCTTCGATCCAGAATCTATagttgaagaatataaacaaTCAACAACTGATCTCCTGACATTACTATTTCCAACATCAAGGCAAGAGGCGGATACAGAAGAACCGAATACATCTCCTTCGGCAGATACTGAGGGATCTGTAATTACCGGTAAGTTTAAAAAGTTATTTCAACATGCTAAGCAACCTTTACAATATGAAACGACACCCGAGGAGAAGCTATATAAGCGCCTTCTTTTGTTGACATCTTATGGTCGTTTTTTGATGTTTGTTAAAAGGAGTAAACCAATGGAAATaacaaatattatatatgatCTAGTATATGAAATTGACCTTTGTCAAAATGAATCTGCGATTAAGGAGATTCTGGTGCCAACCCCTGCCAATATTTCAGCTGTTGGGAGCAATAATTTAATCTCGATACAAACACCTTATAAATCATTCATattgaattctttgaaGAACGATCAAGAGGCGTGGTTTGGCGCTTTAAAGAAAGCTATCAAACTGGGATATGACGTTAAGTTAGCTTCAAGAACTAGAAGAAATACAAGTTCTCGTCCGCATGCAGGATCATCTCCTCTACCTGATGTATCACCCTCGATACAGGAAGAGAAGGAGATATCAGTGGCTTTACCGAACACTTCTATTGGGAAAGGGCAAATTCGAGAATCATCGGCTGTTTCAGAATCAAATAAGGGCCCTCCAACTTCTTCAGAGCTCGGTTGGACCTCTAGACCTATTACTGCTGGCAATAATAGTACGAACAGAAGTAGTAGACTTTTTAATGCATTCGTTAActccaaagaaaaaacagGCAAAAAGACATCGAAGTCATCTGTACCTATAACGACAAAATTGATTAATGGCCTACCCAATACATCAGCTCACACATTATTGGGTCTTGGGCTGTCCGACAGCCCTGGATCTAGCTCGATATCGATTGATAGGCCAAGTACAGCATCGTCATCCTCAAACTCATCTACATTCAAACGGGGCAGTACCTCGAGCCGTCTTCAAAACATCAGTGAACAGTATTTCAGGCCGCATAAGTAA
- the IZH4 gene encoding Izh4p (similar to Saccharomyces cerevisiae IZH1 (YDR492W) and IZH4 (YOL101C); ancestral locus Anc_3.90): MSSITTTKGGCPNDNYPTSKRYTVISKLSTRNHYKLKELPEWQREFNSGKVITGFLKETNSFKKCLWSTMYWHNSSINISLNGIAATVYFMLLFFFTDCYLIPSFPSTTMSDYIVLNLYLLTATQNFMVGTIFYIMKSHSKQQAFLWYKLNNIGLINHIASSVVTLLYYHYFDYVFYFKFFTIVTLLLITLFTCSIISDSFNKMTRIRKNFLLLAYIILLTLMPSLFAILRFGLAKVLERISLNLIILEIFIYAFGLTIRTSQLPERFFNSFDFLGNSENVYQLSIIVCSFIHFKILMNSYCLMHSGVNPPTLVTFQD, encoded by the coding sequence ATGAGCTCAATCACTACAACAAAGGGAGGATGCCCTAATGATAACTATCCGACCTCAAAAAGATACACCGTTATTTCCAAACTATCTACCAGAAACCATTataaattaaaggaattaCCAGAATGGCAGAGGGAATTTAATAGCGGTAAAGTTATAACAGGATTTTTGAAGGAAACCAATTCTTTCAAGAAATGCCTTTGGTCAACAATGTATTGGCACAActcttcaataaatatttcCTTAAATGGAATAGCTGCAACGGTATATTTTATGTTACTCTTCTTTTTTACGGATTGTTACTTAATACCTTCTTTCCCATCTACAACTATGTCAGATTACATCGttttaaatctttatcTCTTAACGGCCACTCAAAATTTTATGGTTGGAACAATTTTTTACATCATGAAATCTCATTCAAAACAACAAGCTTTTCTATGGTATAAGTTAAATAATATAGGGTTGATAAATCATATTGCATCATCTGTGGTcacattattatattaccattattttgactatgttttttatttcaaattctttacGATCGTAACCCTTTTATTGATAACACTATTTACTTGTAGTATAATTTCCGATTCATTCAACAAAATGACAAGGATACGaaagaattttttattgttggcttatattattttactGACATTGATGCCATCACTTTTTGCTATATTAAGATTTGGTTTGGCTAAAGTTTTAGAAAGGATTagtttgaatttgattattttaGAAATTTTCATATATGCTTTCGGATTGACAATAAGGACGTCCCAACTTCCTGAAAGATTTTTTAACagttttgattttttggGTAATTCTGAAAATGTCTATCAATTATCGATTATTGTTTGTTCTTTCATCCATTTCAAGATACTGATGAATTCGTATTGCTTAATGCATTCAGGGGTTAATCCTCCTACATTAGTTACGTTCCAAGATTGA
- the HMI1 gene encoding ATP-dependent 3'-5' DNA helicase (similar to Saccharomyces cerevisiae HMI1 (YOL095C); ancestral locus Anc_3.101), translating to MNNNKKKTTLTPSQTRVVEYPYRPATTLKVIAGPGSGKTLTLLHKVRHLILSGQVRPDEILILSLTNKAVDTITCNLLSTFEEGNLYESIDNQLKLDELKEIVEQIGIYTIHGLANRVVIENEGIVTIIEENGWRGLLKLLPSDFWQRNRRSLNNNINGLTRQLQKILQEYKGRNDQKLDIGKNGQVIEKLVQIMNSGKVFTNDDLILKATQHLESPITLELDKTTMNVEGKEDEEGDASFTEKLLSKYKVVLIDEYQDLYPSLLPIIEKISKGKQLLMFGDTNQSIYGFLGDNEIVMKSLDNLHEKEKSETLHLYDNFRCTPEIISSANKIISNANHLHNTHSTAKDLILKPLSNYEPQVHEIDDPIDELETIVDQIIQHVCSGAKFSDIAILSRTNNHIQSIADHLTSYGIPFEKLTIQPDWINDIRIQFILDLMKMIMLSSRERLESINDGQHTHKWQSDFNVIVTLSSIKGIGNQSLQTLYSDCNREGISLWKYISEIPKSKWNPKISNKKKIEQYTTLLKPWIESEKIWQMDNPGEILKIIIDIVYQLDYDPLKFKTNQEMKKFRNNLEEMFKIMKLSKFNQPQDQCFVEWFLETCFEQSIIFHRAKLETETNPESLGSIKLSTIHSSKGLEFPIVILSNGPFGLSYPIDDKSLYVGMTRARTLLNIINTKHPNLSKPIKSKVALLSSSSPLETSPLLANKQFWEYYNNDLRRDISNLPSFDTNMARYKMLQTKFGINNGRSFSTLCSKTISLTKRFL from the coding sequence atgaacaacaacaagaagaagaccaCGCTCACACCTTCACAAACAAGAGTGGTGGAGTATCCATATAGACCGGCTACTACATTGAAAGTCATTGCTGGTCCTGGATCAGGAAAGACATTGACGTTGTTACATAAGGTTAGACATCTAATACTGTCGGGCCAAGTAAGACCCGATGAAATTCTTATCCTGTCATTGACTAATAAAGCTGTAGACACTATTACTTGCAATTTATTATCCACATTCGAAGAAGGTAATTTATATGAAAGTATTGataatcaattgaaattagatgaattgAAGGAAATTGTGGAACAAATTGGGATTTATACCATTCATGGGTTAGCTAATAGAGTggttattgaaaatgaagggATCGTGacaattattgaagagaATGGCTGGAGAGGTctattgaaattgttaCCTTCTGATTTCTGGCAAAGAAATAGACGatcattgaataataatattaatggaTTGACAAgacaattacaaaaaattttGCAAGAGTATAAAGGGAGAAACGATCAAAAATTAGATATTGGGAAAAATGGTCAAGTTATTGAGAAACTGGTACAAATCATGAATAGTGGGAAAGTGTTCactaatgatgatttgatattgaaagCAACACAACATTTGGAAAGTCCCATCACACTTGAACTAGATAAAACAACAATGAATGTGGAGGgcaaagaagatgaagaaggaGACGCATCTTTCACTGAGAAATTGttatcaaaatataaagtaGTATTGATCGATGAATATCAAGATCTATATCCTTCTTTACTTCccattattgaaaaaatatcaaaagGGAAACAATTGCTAATGTTCGGTGATACCAATCAAAGTATTTATGGATTCCTTGGAGACAATGAAATAGTTATGAAATCGTTAGACAATTTAcatgaaaaggaaaaatcGGAAACATTACATCTTTATGACAATTTTAGATGCACACCGGAAATCATTTCATCAGCGAACAAGATTATTTCAAATGCAAATCATCTCCATAACACACATTCCACAGCAAAAGATTTAATCTTAAAACCACTATCAAATTACGAGCCACAAGTAcatgaaattgatgatcCTATTGATGAACTAGAAACTATTGTAGACCAAATTATTCAACATGTGTGCTCTGGAGCGAAATTCTCTGATATTGCTATCTTATCACGAACCAATAATCATATCCAATCGATCGCAGATCATTTAACTTCTTATGGAATTCCTTTCGAAAAATTAACTATACAACCTGATTGGATTAACGATATAAGAATACAATTTATACTAGatctaatgaaaatgatcaTGCTATCCTCTAGGGAAAGATTAGAATCTATTAATGATGGTCAACATACACATAAGTGGCAAAGTGATTTCAATGTAATCGTCACACTAAGTTCCATTAAGGGGATTGGTAATCAATCTTTACAAACCCTTTATTCTGATTGTAATAGAGAAGGTATTTCACTTTGGAAATACATTTCAGAAATACCGAAAAGTAAATGGAATCctaaaatttcaaataagaaaaaaattgaacaatATACCACTTTATTAAAACCATGGATCGAATCTGAGAAGATATGGCAAATGGATAATCCCGgtgaaatattaaaaataattatagaTATAGTCTATCAGTTAGACTATGACCCTTTAAAATTCAAAACTAATCAagaaatgaagaaatttagaaataatttggaagaaatgtttaaaataatgaaattatcgAAATTCAACCAACCACAGGACCAATGCTTCGTTGAATGGTTTCTTGAAACCTGTTTTGAACAAAgtataatatttcataGAGCAAAATTAGAAACTGAAACAAATCCTGAAAGTTTAGgttcaataaaattatcaacaattCATTCTTCAAAAGGTTTGGAATTTCCTATCGTCATCTTAAGTAATGGACCATTCGGTTTATCCTACCctattgatgataaaagTTTATATGTTGGGATGACAAGAGCTAGGActcttttgaatattattaatacgAAACACCCTAATTTATCTAAACCAATAAAGTCGAAAGtagcattattatcatcttcttctccGCTCGAAACATCACCGTTGTTAGCTAATAAACAATTTTGGGAATACTATAATAACGATCTTAGAAGAGATATTAGTAACCTTCCATCGTTTGATACAAATATGGCAAGATATAAAATGTTACAAAccaaatttggaattaatAACGGTAGATCATTTTCGACTCTATGTAGCAAAACTATATCATTAACTAAACGGTTTTTATGA